The following is a genomic window from Chryseobacterium sp. StRB126.
TTTGTTCAAGTTCAAGAGACTTTTCTTCCAGTTTTTTCAGAATATTTCCTTCATGAAAATTCACGGGAATTTTATCTTTATTAAAAATATTTTCACAGGCAATAAACTGAGTTCCATTGATTAATCTTTCGTATTTCCATACTATATTTTCATCAATATAATGTTTCAGTTCGAGAGTCGGAACTTTCTGTTCAGTAAGCATACTAATTTCAGTATCATGTTGAAAAACAATATGAAGAATGATATTCTGGTAATTCGGATCCTGAGAATGATTATGGAAAATCCAGTCTGAAGAACGGACGTGCAGCTCTATATTTCCGGCAAGAACTACACCATTGATTTTGATTTTTGCATCCAGAAAATCCGGACCTGCATCTTTGTTCCACTTTCCGAATTGTATGATCTCAACAGAACTTCCTTCAATATCCTTGAAGTCAAAGTATTTGAAAACCTTATAGTTCCAAAGATATTGAAGCAGCTTCTCCGTCATAGCTATATATTAAGAAATCTATTCAATAGTTTCCATTATGAAACAGGCATCAGTGATTGCTAAGTTTTTTTTCTTCAATAGTATTCTGTCTGCTTATCTTTTAACCTTGAAAGTACTTATAACGGCTTTATGATCTGTAGGCCAAATACCCTGTGGTGCAATAAAAATATCATGACCTGTTTCTTTTTGTTCTTTTCCTTTCACAATGCTGGTAGCAGGTCCTACAATCACGCTCTTTTCAACGGAAACTTTACTGTCGGCGTAATAATAAATAAAATCTATCCGGTCACGTTCATCTGCTTCCAATGCCCAACTTTTCTGTGCTGGCCAGGTAAATCCGGGGTATTCAGCTTCATTGGGGTATACTTCTCTATAGCTGTCTTTATATCCGTTCTTATATAATGTGGTTGAGGAATTCCAGGGCGCTACAACTCCTCTATGATCATAGAGGTTTTTTGTAGACTCAGTCCAATCCAGGTGAGAAGCCTCATTGAAATCGCCTCCTAATACTACTATTCTGTTTTTTGAAATATCTTCTTTTGCTGATTCTACAAAAGCTTTTATTGCAATTGGTCTGGTGGAGCTAAGATCCATCTTCATGATTTGATTTAAATCAGTGACAGGAGCAGGAAGTTTTGCAAAGCTGTTGCCATCATATCCCCTTGGAAGATAGACTGCATAGTGGGTATAGTCCAGGTGAGCAGAATATATGGCTATTTCCTGCCCCTGAATTTCAGTTACCAATTTATGCATACTGTGAATAGTATTATCCTTACTGAATTCTTTGATAGGATATCTGCTCAGAATAGCAGTATCATAACTTGAAAAAGAAAAATACTTCATGCCCTTTTTTTCTAGTGCTTGCACTATTCTTTCATAAAATGAGGTATTGTTATAGTTTCTGACCTCTGACATGGTAACAAAATCAGGATTATGGGTTGCTATTTCATTGACAATAGCATCAAAACCTCCGGTTATCATAGTCCCTTCCTGCCAAACGTTGAATTGCATAATGCTAAAAGTAAAACCGACGCGAGAGGTTGTTGTTTCTTCCGACTGGCGGCATGAGGAGATACCGGCCATGCAGAGAAGACTTATTATAAGGCTTCTTATAAACAGAGTGGAAGCAATTTTTTTTCTCATCATTTCATTAATTGGGATAAGTATTGTAATCAAGATAAATATAAATATCATGCTTTGATGAGTATGATGTTGAAATTTTTCAAGCAGCGTTCTATATATGTCAATATGTAGAACGATTATTTTTTTATTAGGTAATTTTAAATATGTTCTTTAATACTCTTCCTTATTTTGATTAAAAGCCTCTTGTTAATACCTAGTTCATCCGTATTTTATTTCTTGTGTTTAATTTAAATTCGGTATGGAATGCCAGGTTCCCTGAATCCAAAAAGTACCACCAGCATTTCCGGCATTAATAGAGGTAATACCATTTGTAGTTGTAAAAGTGAAATTGAAAACCTGTGGTGCTGAGCTAGGCATGGTTATAGTAAGAGTAAAACTATTGGCTGTTATATTTGTAATAGTGCCGGTTGCTCCGGATGATACAACAGGATTCTGAATAATAGTCATTGTACTCCCTACTTTATACAGAAGTGAAAATGTTATTGCCGGGAGGCCTGAAATTGAAGCGCGTCCTGTGAAGTCGAGCCTCGCTTCTTTAGTGCCTGTTCTTATATTTGTCCAGTTATTATTGGAGTCTGACCATCTGTATATTCCTGATGAGTATAAGATATTTAAGGCACTTGAATTGGCTAGTGTGCCGTCATTGGAAGTTACAACCACCGAATTAGGATATAATGTTGAATTATTAGTTGTTCCGGTTAAATTTCTAACTCTTGTATTTCCATTTACATCTAATGTTGCGGTTGGTGCATCGGTATATATGCCTACCTGGGCAAATGACAGGCATGATATCATTGATAGCATTAAAATAAATTTTTTTTTCATTTGTTTCTGATTTGTATTGATTCATTTAAGGAGAACAGGATAATGGCTTTTGGAGCTTTAGATCTGTCAGTTCTCATATTCTATAAAAAAGGATAAGCAAAATTCGGTAATTTCATATTCATTTTCAAATTTCTAGGTACAACATAGATACAACAAATGTTGCCATAGTGTAGCTTCATAAATACTTCAGAAATATTTATACATCAAAAAATCTTCTGCAAACACAGAAGATTTTAAAGCTGTTATTTTGATATAAATTTTAAAGAGTGTAATGTAAATATTTACACTTTCGTCAGCTCTTTCTTAAAATTTTCTATAGTCGTTCTATACATTTTTTCATAGATAGGAAGAATGTTTTTCAAATCGAATTTTATAGCCTGTTCTTTCGCATTTTTCTTCATTTTGGCTAAAAGTTCATCATTACTCAATAATTTGATGGTATAGTTGCTCATCGCTTCTACATTTCCGATTTCTGCTAAATACCCTGTTTCTCCCTGGATATTTACCTCAGGAATTCCTCCTGCATTAGAACTGATAACTGGAGTATAAGCTGCCATTGCTTCCAAAGCTGCTAAACCAAAGCTCTCCTGCTCTGAGGGAAGTAAAAACACATCGGAAAGCTGAAGAATTTTATAAAGATCATTTACTTTCCCCAGAAGACGGATTTTTGAGATAAGATCCGGGTTTTCTTCAAGAAATTGATTCACTTTTTCCATATCAGGACCTTCCCCAATGATGATAAGTTTAGATTTTACCTTTTTCTCAACATTTTTAAAGATCTGTAATACTTCATCCACACGTTTTACAGGACGAAGATTCGATACGTGGATCAATATTTTTTCATCAGGATTTGCAAACTGAGTTCTCTGGCATTCCGTACAGTCGTCAAATTCAGAATTATCAATAAAATTGGTAATCACCTGAATTTCTTTTTTGATATTGAAGAACTGAAGCGTATCTTTTTTCAGACTTTCAGAAACCGAAGTAATCGCATCTGATTGATTAATGGAAAACTCTACCGCATGTTTATAACTTGGATGTTGCCCTACAAGGGTAATATCCGTTCCGTGAAGAGTCGTCACCAAAGGAATATCATTATTGTCTTCCCGCAGCATCTGTTTAGCCGTAAAAGCCGCATATGCATAAGGAATGGCATAATGAGCATGTAGCAGATCCAGTTTATATAGATTAACAACCCTGTAGATCATTGAACTTAACGCGATATCATAAGGCTGATACTGAAAAAGCGGATAGGTCTGAACATTTACTCTATGAAAGAAAATATTCGGATTGGTAATGTCTAATCTTGCAGGAAGAGCAGAGCTGATGAAGTGTACTTCATATCCTTTGTTGGCAAGAGACATTCCCAGTTCTGTTGCTACAATTCCGCTTCCACCATAGGTTGGATAGCAAAGTATGCCTATTTTCATTAGATTATTGTTGTTTTGATGTTGTTTTATTTTGTGTTCATCGGGGAAGCAGGATTTAGGTCTATACCCATTCCCGGCTTCAGTTGATCATTAACCAACACAGGAAGTCTGCCCCAAATTTTTGTTTTTCCGTTTAATGCATCTGCCGTTACATTCATAGAATCGTCATTGTTTTCATAAGATACCAGAACTGTGGAAACTTTTGACAGATCAATATCTTTTAAAGCATAGGCGCTTCCGAATACATTAAGAATCACATTCTGGTTTTTAGTAAGATCAGCAAGAATCTTTTTAGATTCTGAAGATATTTTATACGGTTTGTAGGCAGTTGAATTATCCTTGTGGAAACCAGCAATTACTGTAGAACCCGCTGGAATGGTATTGATCTCGCTTGCCTTTTTGATTATAATATTAGATCCCATTCTATTAGCGAATGTCTGGTAAGGAGCTTCTTCTAAAGGAACATAATAAACTTGTTTTCCAGAGAGGGGAAGAAGTTTTTTTTCATCCTTTAATAACGTTAATGCATTAGAATAAAGATTTTGAACCAATGTTTTATGAGAATCATTATTCAGGTCAGCATTGATGTTTTCAGGATTTTTTGGAGTGTACTGGGTAAGTCCTAAGAAATATTTTGTTAAAAGAATCTTCTTTACACTTTCTTCTACTCTGGATTGAGAGATTTCTTTGTTATCTATGGCTTTCTGAATGAGCTTTTTCCCTTCAGAAACTCCCTGAGAGAAAAGCATAATATCATTTCCAGCTTTAAATGCCATAGCATCCAGTTCTCCTGGTTTATATTTGTTAGCAACAGCACCCATATTTAAAGCATCTGTTATAATTAATCCTTTATAACCAAGTTTATCCTTCAATAATCGTGTGATGATATTTTTAGAAACAGAAGCAGGAATACCTTTCTCGGATTCTAAGCTTGGAACATATAAGTGAGCCACCATAACCCCGCCAATGCCTTTATCCATTAAAGCTTTAAATGGTGCTAACTCTGTAGAGTTAAGTCTTTCTATAGTATGGGAAACCACTGGAAGATCAAGATGTGAGTCTGTATTGGTATCTCCGTGGCCAGGGAAATGTTTAATGGCTGCTAATATATTATTGTCCTGAAGTCCGTTAGAATAAGATAGGGCAGAGCTAATAACATTATCCACCTCAGAACCGAAACTTCTGTTACCAATAATAGGGTTGTTCGGGTTGGTATTCACATCCACTACCGGAGCAAAATCCCAGTTGATTCCCATTCTGTGACAATCTTCTGCAATTTTAGCAGACATCTGATATACTAAATTCTTATCCTGAATAGCCCCCAAAGTCATTGCCCATGGGAATTTATGCGCCGTTGCAATTCTCTGGAATAAACCCCATTCAGCATCCATGCCGATCATTAAAGGGATTTTGGATTTTTGCTGGAATTCATTCACCAGGTTGATTTCTCTTGCGGCATCATCCTGCATCAGAATTAAACCTCCGATTTTATCATTAATAACAATGTTTCTTACCTGATTGATATAGTCTTCTCCTTTATTGGTGTAAAGAGCAACGATAAAAAGCTGCCCCAGTTTTTCATCCTGTGAAAGATTTTTATAAATTTTTTCCACCCATTGCTGAGCCTTTTTTATATCTTCTTTCGAAGTATTTTTAGGCTGATACTGCGCATTAATCCTAGGACTAATCAATGCTGCAATAAAGAGTGAAGTATATAATAATTTCTTCATGACTTTTTGAATAAGAACAAAAATACAATTAAAAAAATTGACAAAAACAAAGATTTTGAAATTTTTGGTATATGATTTGAATACGCAATATAAATAATAACTAAACATTTATAAAAATGAAAAAAATTCTTCCACTTATATTATTAGCCGGTATCGGATTTCTTACATATAGTTGTGATAACAGCAATGATGATCCGGTTGTTGTAAATCCAGGAAAGGATAATGATACAGTAGGAATTGCTTTTGATGCTTATCCTTTATTTAAGAAAGTTACAAATAATTTATATCAATCTCAGCAAACATTCCAAAACCAATTGGTAAGTGCAGATATGGTACTTATTTACATTCAGATTGATGGTACAAATGATACTCCTGTTTGGAGACTTCTTCCTTATACACGTTATACAGACAGTGGAACTCCTGTTGATTACTCGTATGACTTTAGTAAAGTTGATGTTCTTTTTAGCGTAAATTCAACAATGGATTTGAGCTTACCTGCAAACTCAGGATATTATACTAACAAGAGATTCAGAGTTGTAATTATTCCTGCTGATATGGCTAGTAAGAATGCTAAATCAGCTGCTGCAACAGTTGACTATAATGATTACAATAGTGTAATTAAGCACTATAAAATCGACGAGTCTAAAATCAAGACTCTTTAACTAAGAAATATCTTTTCAGTTTTTTATAATTAAAAAAGCTTCGGGAGAAATCCTGAAGCTTTTGCATTTTTATTTATGAATATATTTAAGAGATCATAGAGTAAAGCGAATAAATTTCTTATTCAATAAGACATTAATCTTCCCTTAAGAATTCCGATATTTGTACAAGTTTATTATTTGTTCTCAAAACTTATCTTGGTTCTGATTTTTATTAAATTGGTGAAACTTTTTTAGATTTCTAAACAATAGAGATTCCCGAGTCTATTGATTTTTTATAAATTCTTGTTGGTGGTGTCATATTGAGATACAAAAATGATACGACATTACACTCTAGGTTTGTGGGGTCGCCTAATACCTGCATTCATTTATAAAGGGGGCTTTTTAGATTCCCCTCTATTAACTGTAAGTGTTATTTTCTTTAAATGCCCATGCTAACGATAGCATCGTCTTTACATTAAAAAGTAAATGGCACTACTTCCTATTTTCCATAAGTTATACTTTTTAAGCCTAACCATACCCCTTTTTCTCTTTTAGTATAATCATATTGTTTAAAAATATTCAAGAAGTAGTAATGAAACTGTTTAAACTTTTGTAATGAAATAGAGTTTCCAAAAAAATCAGCAATTTAGAGTTGCAAAAAAAACTAAAATTCTGGGACTCGTAAAAAAAATGGTTTTACAGTAAAGTATTTAGAGATATTCTGGAGTAAAAAGATATAATTGGAAAAACTAAAGATAATCCTCGTCATGGAGATACTAAACATAAAAAATATTTTGACCCTGAGAGTTTTACAAGCGAAGGCTTAAAATAGAAAAGACAACGCTTGGCTCTGTAGTTTCAAAGCTCTATTAGTACCGTTTAAGACTTTGAAGGTAGCTTGGAGGAATCTACATTATCTGACTTTTTCTATTTTATTCGAAGAGAATACCTTGAGGTAGTTTATTTCTTAGAAAATAAAAGATTACACAACTTTAATGATAAATGTTGCGAAATTGAAGTATTTATACTTAAATTTATGTAAACATTTTAACCTAAAACTCACATTATGAAATTTAATTTACTTTCAAAGTCTTGTTTGTATTGGCAAGTCTCAATAGTCATATTATTATTGCTGAGTTCTTTATCCTTTGCACAGAACAGGGTATATGCTTCTAGCCAAGTCTCCAATGTAGATGCCACATTATGTTTGGGCTGCGGTGTGTATAATCCTCAAAATGCGGTTGGAGCTAATGAAGATGATTACTCTAATTTTTTCACAGGTGTGGGGGTAGCATTCTGGAATATTGAGCAGACACTAATTTTTCCGGGAGTTACTACCGATAAGTTGGTTGTTGGGATTGGTAAATATCAATACTACAGCTTATCAACGGCGTCTGCCACTCGCTTTGCGATAGAAACGATGAATGGAAATATTCCGAATAATGATCGTAGGATTGATTTAGCTGGGGGGAGTGGATCTCCCACAGAAGTCTTGAAAAGAACGATCGAACTTCAGCCTACAAAACCTTATGATCGTGTTAAAATAACACTTTTGGGTACTCCAAACACAATTAACCTTATTGCTAAACAGCTTCGTGTTTATTATGCTTACCACGAATCTCCCGTTCCTAGTTTTACAGCTTATAGTGATGCCAACGGGCAGATTATTCTAGGGGGAGATGTTTCGGTGAAAGAGGCCAATATAAGCATCATTAATATGTTGGGTAAGGAAGTATATCGTTCAAAAATATATTCAAAAACTATTGAGCTGTCTTCGCCGCTTCCCACAGGTGTTTATATACTGAATCTTCAGACCAAAGACCAAAGCATATATTCCCAAAGAATTATCATTAAATAACCCGAGTTTGGGATCATACAATTAAGGATAAGAGGCTGGAAGCTGGAAGTTACTATGGGAACTACCATTTCTGACGTTGCCGTAAAATTTGATGAAGCAGTCTTTAAAGGAATAATACATTACAGGGTTGTAAGTGTTTTTTTAACCTCAGCTCACTTCCCTCTCCCAGCTCCAGGCTTGCTTCCTTACTAAAAACAGAAATGTCTTATCCCGAACCCAGGTTAAATAACCTGAGTTCGGTTTAAGCAAAATTTAAAAATAGTTGACCGTCATTTACTTTTTTTAAGTTAAGTGACGGTTTTTTTGGAAAGAAACAATATGCTGTTAGCCCTCCCAAGATATTCATTATAAAATTGTTCACACTTCGGTGTCTGGTGTGTTCAACCTGACAGTGATTCTTTAGTTCGTCATTTATGGTTTCAATGATAGCTCTTTTTCTAAGCAAAATCTTGTCTTCCATTGTCATTATGTGATTTTTCATATTCTTTCTAAGTTTGGTAAAGAGTTGAATACCATCTGCAAAAAGCATCTCCCACAAGGCTTTTGAGAGATACCCTTTATCGGCAAACAACTTCCCAAACAATTGCTTGGTCATTTTCTTAATATGTTTCGGATTTCGGTCATCCACATTTCCTTTTGTCAAATAAAAGGATAAAAGTTCTCCTTTTTCATTGCATACCAAATGTAGTTTGAAGCCGTAAAACCAGCCCATTGAGGACTTTCCGCGTTCTGCGAAACCTTTGAAAACTTTATGATTATGTATCCTTTGGTTTCTACAGACTTTCAAAGTTGTACTGTCCATAAAGCTGATTCCTGTGCATTTTCCAAGACATTTTTCTTTCAAAAACAAGACAAAAACAACAAAACATCTTTGTTGGAGCTCGATAAACCTGTTGTAGGAAAGCCTATTTGGAAATAAATCTTTCCAATATCCACAAACTACTTCCTGATAGTAATGTTTAAATGTTTTGTGAGCTCCCAAATGAAAGCCTATCATGATTGTGATAATTTCAGAATCAAACATTTTTGAAGTTCTGTTTCTTCTTTTCTTGCTGTCTCCTAATGCTTCTAGCTTTAATTTTTTAATTTGCGCATCAAACTCTTTACAAAAATCATCAATTTGTACAAAAATATTTGTAATTTGGTCTTTCAAATTCATAGCAATAAATCGTTTAAATATTTGAATGTCAGAAACTTAAATATACGAATTATTGCTATTTTTTACAAAG
Proteins encoded in this region:
- a CDS encoding endonuclease/exonuclease/phosphatase family protein produces the protein MQFNVWQEGTMITGGFDAIVNEIATHNPDFVTMSEVRNYNNTSFYERIVQALEKKGMKYFSFSSYDTAILSRYPIKEFSKDNTIHSMHKLVTEIQGQEIAIYSAHLDYTHYAVYLPRGYDGNSFAKLPAPVTDLNQIMKMDLSSTRPIAIKAFVESAKEDISKNRIVVLGGDFNEASHLDWTESTKNLYDHRGVVAPWNSSTTLYKNGYKDSYREVYPNEAEYPGFTWPAQKSWALEADERDRIDFIYYYADSKVSVEKSVIVGPATSIVKGKEQKETGHDIFIAPQGIWPTDHKAVISTFKVKR
- the bshA gene encoding N-acetyl-alpha-D-glucosaminyl L-malate synthase BshA, giving the protein MKIGILCYPTYGGSGIVATELGMSLANKGYEVHFISSALPARLDITNPNIFFHRVNVQTYPLFQYQPYDIALSSMIYRVVNLYKLDLLHAHYAIPYAYAAFTAKQMLREDNNDIPLVTTLHGTDITLVGQHPSYKHAVEFSINQSDAITSVSESLKKDTLQFFNIKKEIQVITNFIDNSEFDDCTECQRTQFANPDEKILIHVSNLRPVKRVDEVLQIFKNVEKKVKSKLIIIGEGPDMEKVNQFLEENPDLISKIRLLGKVNDLYKILQLSDVFLLPSEQESFGLAALEAMAAYTPVISSNAGGIPEVNIQGETGYLAEIGNVEAMSNYTIKLLSNDELLAKMKKNAKEQAIKFDLKNILPIYEKMYRTTIENFKKELTKV
- a CDS encoding glycoside hydrolase family 3 protein, translated to MKKLLYTSLFIAALISPRINAQYQPKNTSKEDIKKAQQWVEKIYKNLSQDEKLGQLFIVALYTNKGEDYINQVRNIVINDKIGGLILMQDDAAREINLVNEFQQKSKIPLMIGMDAEWGLFQRIATAHKFPWAMTLGAIQDKNLVYQMSAKIAEDCHRMGINWDFAPVVDVNTNPNNPIIGNRSFGSEVDNVISSALSYSNGLQDNNILAAIKHFPGHGDTNTDSHLDLPVVSHTIERLNSTELAPFKALMDKGIGGVMVAHLYVPSLESEKGIPASVSKNIITRLLKDKLGYKGLIITDALNMGAVANKYKPGELDAMAFKAGNDIMLFSQGVSEGKKLIQKAIDNKEISQSRVEESVKKILLTKYFLGLTQYTPKNPENINADLNNDSHKTLVQNLYSNALTLLKDEKKLLPLSGKQVYYVPLEEAPYQTFANRMGSNIIIKKASEINTIPAGSTVIAGFHKDNSTAYKPYKISSESKKILADLTKNQNVILNVFGSAYALKDIDLSKVSTVLVSYENNDDSMNVTADALNGKTKIWGRLPVLVNDQLKPGMGIDLNPASPMNTK
- a CDS encoding T9SS type A sorting domain-containing protein; its protein translation is MKFNLLSKSCLYWQVSIVILLLLSSLSFAQNRVYASSQVSNVDATLCLGCGVYNPQNAVGANEDDYSNFFTGVGVAFWNIEQTLIFPGVTTDKLVVGIGKYQYYSLSTASATRFAIETMNGNIPNNDRRIDLAGGSGSPTEVLKRTIELQPTKPYDRVKITLLGTPNTINLIAKQLRVYYAYHESPVPSFTAYSDANGQIILGGDVSVKEANISIINMLGKEVYRSKIYSKTIELSSPLPTGVYILNLQTKDQSIYSQRIIIK
- a CDS encoding IS982 family transposase yields the protein MNLKDQITNIFVQIDDFCKEFDAQIKKLKLEALGDSKKRRNRTSKMFDSEIITIMIGFHLGAHKTFKHYYQEVVCGYWKDLFPNRLSYNRFIELQQRCFVVFVLFLKEKCLGKCTGISFMDSTTLKVCRNQRIHNHKVFKGFAERGKSSMGWFYGFKLHLVCNEKGELLSFYLTKGNVDDRNPKHIKKMTKQLFGKLFADKGYLSKALWEMLFADGIQLFTKLRKNMKNHIMTMEDKILLRKRAIIETINDELKNHCQVEHTRHRSVNNFIMNILGGLTAYCFFPKKPSLNLKKVNDGQLFLNFA